A genome region from Microbacterium terricola includes the following:
- a CDS encoding type II toxin-antitoxin system VapB family antitoxin, which yields MSLNIKNEEVHAAVRALAERLGVSQTSAVEAAVRARLAELDASAAHEARAARIAAAAAAAQEAYRGVDLGAAVEALYDGATGLPR from the coding sequence ATGAGCCTCAATATCAAGAACGAGGAGGTGCACGCGGCCGTGCGTGCACTCGCCGAACGACTCGGCGTGAGTCAGACCTCCGCCGTCGAAGCAGCGGTGCGGGCGCGGTTGGCCGAGCTCGACGCCAGCGCCGCTCACGAGGCACGCGCCGCCCGCATCGCCGCGGCCGCTGCCGCAGCTCAGGAGGCCTACCGCGGCGTCGACCTGGGGGCAGCCGTCGAGGCCCTCTACGACGGTGCGACGGGACTGCCGCGGTGA
- a CDS encoding type II toxin-antitoxin system VapC family toxin, giving the protein MIVDSSALIAIIQGEPGAHDLLAALQATTAPAISSATLTEASIVADGSRDPVKIARFDDLVAAVGFDVVPLTATQAALARQAYRDFGRGSGHPARLNLGDCFTYALAKERREPVLYVGEDFSHTDLASALGGG; this is encoded by the coding sequence GTGATCGTGGACAGCTCCGCGCTCATCGCGATCATCCAGGGTGAACCCGGTGCGCACGACCTCCTGGCGGCGCTCCAGGCCACGACGGCACCGGCGATCTCTTCGGCCACGCTCACCGAGGCATCGATCGTGGCGGATGGTTCGCGAGACCCGGTCAAGATCGCGCGGTTCGACGACCTCGTCGCCGCGGTGGGCTTCGACGTCGTCCCGCTGACGGCGACGCAGGCCGCGCTGGCTCGTCAGGCCTACCGCGACTTCGGACGCGGGTCCGGCCATCCGGCTCGGCTGAATCTCGGGGACTGCTTCACATACGCGCTCGCCAAGGAACGTCGTGAGCCGGTGCTCTACGTGGGCGAGGACTTCTCGCACACCGATCTCGCATCCGCCCTCGGCGGCGGGTGA
- the recQ gene encoding DNA helicase RecQ — MTSDPYADLVWDPDEIAPPDDLDAPPPPEFDGYGAAIARATRSATPEVAEARAAAPEPEGRDFTGTDPRTVLKEVFGYDAFRGDQAAIVEHVVAGGDAVVLMPTGGGKSVTYQVPALVRPGTGLVVSPLIALMHDQVDALIANGVRAAYLNSTQAPAERQAVEQAYLAGRLDLIYVAPERLSSPQTTALLQRGRLSVIAIDEAHCVSQWGHDFRPDYLMLGDLAERFSGVPRMALTATATHATHTEITQRLDLPAAQHFVASFDRPNIQYRIEPKVDPRRQLVGFIRTMPAGSAGIVYALSRKSVEQMAEYLSAQGLDALPYHAGLDAGVRSRNQARFLREDGVIMVATIAFGMGIDKPDVRFVAHIDLPKSVEGYYQETGRAGRDGEPSIAWMVYGLGDVVQQRRMIDQSPGDRTYKTRLGQHLDAMLALCETVACRRQNLLGYFGQAAEPCGNCDTCLTPPETWDGLVPAQKLLSTIVRLQRERGQAYGAGQLIDILRGASTDRIRQLGHDKLATYGLGSDLSDQDWRSVVRQLLARGILVARGEYGTLALGDAGAGVLRGEEPVPLRRDVLGRSGGGSRVRKATASASMDAADQPLFEALRTWRAETAKEQGMPAYIVFGDATLRALAERRPASLADLDGITGIGAKKREAYGEAVLAVVRAG; from the coding sequence GTGACTTCCGACCCGTATGCCGATCTCGTCTGGGATCCCGACGAGATCGCGCCACCGGACGACCTCGACGCGCCCCCGCCGCCGGAGTTCGACGGGTACGGAGCCGCCATCGCGCGGGCCACCCGCAGCGCGACTCCCGAGGTCGCCGAGGCGCGCGCCGCCGCCCCCGAGCCGGAGGGCCGTGACTTCACCGGCACCGACCCGCGTACGGTGCTCAAAGAGGTGTTCGGCTACGACGCGTTCCGGGGCGATCAGGCCGCGATCGTCGAGCACGTCGTCGCCGGCGGCGACGCGGTCGTGCTCATGCCCACGGGCGGCGGCAAGAGCGTCACCTACCAGGTGCCCGCGCTCGTGCGCCCCGGCACCGGGCTCGTCGTCTCGCCGCTCATCGCCCTCATGCACGACCAGGTCGATGCGCTCATCGCCAACGGCGTGCGCGCCGCGTACCTCAACTCCACCCAGGCGCCGGCCGAGCGTCAGGCGGTCGAGCAGGCCTACTTGGCGGGCCGGCTCGATCTGATCTACGTCGCGCCCGAGCGGCTGTCGAGCCCGCAGACCACCGCCCTCCTGCAGCGGGGCCGGCTCAGCGTCATCGCGATCGACGAGGCCCACTGCGTGTCGCAGTGGGGCCACGACTTCCGTCCCGACTACCTCATGCTCGGCGACCTGGCCGAGCGGTTCTCTGGTGTGCCGCGCATGGCCCTCACCGCCACCGCCACCCACGCCACCCACACCGAGATCACCCAGCGTCTCGACCTGCCCGCCGCGCAGCACTTCGTGGCGAGCTTCGACCGTCCCAACATCCAGTACCGCATCGAGCCCAAGGTCGACCCGCGCCGTCAGCTGGTGGGCTTCATCCGCACGATGCCCGCGGGCTCCGCCGGCATCGTGTACGCCCTCAGCCGCAAGTCGGTCGAGCAGATGGCCGAGTACCTGAGCGCGCAGGGGCTCGACGCGCTGCCGTACCACGCGGGCCTCGACGCGGGGGTCCGCTCGCGGAACCAGGCCCGCTTCCTCCGCGAGGACGGGGTGATCATGGTCGCCACCATCGCGTTCGGGATGGGCATCGACAAGCCCGACGTGCGCTTCGTCGCGCACATCGACCTGCCCAAGTCGGTCGAGGGCTACTACCAGGAGACCGGCCGCGCGGGTCGCGACGGCGAGCCGTCGATCGCCTGGATGGTCTATGGGCTGGGCGACGTCGTGCAGCAGCGCCGCATGATCGATCAGAGCCCCGGCGACCGCACCTACAAGACCCGGCTCGGCCAGCACCTCGACGCGATGCTCGCCCTGTGCGAGACGGTGGCGTGCCGCCGGCAGAACCTGCTCGGCTACTTCGGCCAGGCGGCCGAGCCCTGCGGCAACTGCGACACGTGCCTGACGCCGCCCGAGACGTGGGACGGCCTCGTCCCCGCGCAGAAGCTGCTCTCCACCATCGTGCGCCTCCAGCGCGAGCGCGGCCAGGCCTACGGCGCGGGGCAGCTCATCGACATCCTGCGCGGCGCGTCGACCGACCGCATCCGCCAGCTCGGTCACGACAAGCTGGCCACCTACGGGCTCGGCTCCGACCTCTCCGACCAGGACTGGCGCTCGGTGGTCCGGCAGCTGCTGGCCCGCGGCATCCTCGTCGCCCGCGGCGAGTACGGCACGCTCGCGCTCGGCGATGCGGGCGCCGGCGTGCTCCGCGGCGAAGAGCCCGTGCCGCTGCGCCGCGACGTGCTGGGGCGCTCCGGCGGAGGATCCCGCGTGCGGAAGGCGACCGCATCCGCCTCGATGGATGCGGCAGACCAGCCGCTGTTCGAGGCCCTCCGAACGTGGCGCGCCGAGACGGCGAAGGAGCAGGGCATGCCCGCGTACATCGTCTTCGGCGATGCGACGCTGCGCGCCCTCGCGGAGCGCCGGCCGGCCAGCCTCGCCGACCTCGACGGCATCACCGGCATCGGCGCCAAGAAGCGCGAGGCCTACGGGGAGGCGGTGCTCGCGGTCGTCCGGGCCGGTTGA
- a CDS encoding glycoside hydrolase family 3 protein: MSNDATDTAVDTRYRDASLPIEERVEILLSQMTLEEKAGLFFQTMIAMGEGGELSDGDPFFGIASNREYVEARHMTHFNLLGVAPTAGDIARWHNKLQELAASTRLGIPVSISTDPRHGFNENPGASIMAGPFSQWPEPLGLAATHDPALVERFAEIARREYTAVGIRVALHPQVDLASEPRWARQLQTFGEDPDLSGELGAAYVRGFQGEAFGPGSVSTMTKHFPGGGPQKDGEDPHFDYGREQVYPGGQFDLHLKPFEAVFAAGGRQIMPYYGMPVGTEYEEVGFGFNKGVLTGLLRERYGFDGIVCTDWGLVTDQPILGTDFAARAWGVEHLTPAERMQKILDAGADQFGGEDDPALLIELVESGLVDQERLDVSARRLLREKFALGLFENPFVDAEAADAIVGSAEFRAAGLEAQRASVAVLSNGGSLPFAAGIKLYVEGIAPEIAAAYGEVVETPAEADLAIVRLQAPYEQRASMFENFFHAGSLDFPAETLAHVAEIAAAVPTVVDVFLDRPAILAPIVASADAVVGTWGAHPAALLDVLSGAAPARGRLPFDLPRSMAAVEASRPDVPFDTTDPLFRFGHGLTL; this comes from the coding sequence ATGAGCAACGATGCCACCGACACCGCCGTCGACACCCGCTACCGCGACGCCTCCCTCCCGATCGAGGAACGCGTCGAGATCCTTCTGAGCCAGATGACGCTCGAGGAGAAGGCCGGTCTCTTCTTCCAGACGATGATCGCCATGGGCGAGGGCGGCGAGCTCAGCGACGGGGACCCGTTCTTCGGCATCGCCTCGAACCGCGAGTACGTCGAGGCGCGGCACATGACCCACTTCAACCTGCTCGGGGTCGCTCCGACCGCGGGTGACATCGCGCGCTGGCACAACAAGCTCCAGGAGCTTGCCGCGTCCACGCGCCTCGGGATCCCGGTGTCGATCTCGACCGACCCGCGCCACGGCTTCAATGAGAACCCCGGCGCGTCGATCATGGCCGGTCCCTTCTCGCAGTGGCCGGAGCCGCTGGGGCTCGCCGCCACCCACGACCCCGCCCTGGTCGAGCGGTTCGCCGAGATCGCCCGCCGCGAGTACACGGCGGTCGGCATCCGCGTCGCGCTGCACCCGCAGGTCGACCTCGCGAGCGAGCCGCGCTGGGCGCGGCAGCTGCAGACCTTCGGCGAAGACCCCGACCTGTCGGGCGAGCTCGGCGCCGCCTACGTCCGCGGCTTCCAGGGCGAGGCCTTCGGACCCGGTTCGGTCTCGACGATGACCAAGCACTTCCCGGGCGGCGGCCCGCAGAAGGACGGCGAGGACCCCCACTTCGACTACGGCCGCGAGCAGGTCTACCCCGGCGGGCAGTTCGACCTGCATCTGAAGCCCTTCGAGGCCGTGTTCGCCGCCGGTGGCCGGCAGATCATGCCCTACTACGGCATGCCGGTCGGCACCGAGTACGAAGAGGTCGGGTTCGGCTTCAACAAGGGCGTGCTCACCGGCCTGCTGCGCGAGCGCTACGGCTTCGACGGCATCGTCTGCACCGACTGGGGACTCGTCACCGACCAGCCGATCCTCGGCACCGACTTCGCGGCACGGGCCTGGGGCGTCGAGCACCTGACGCCGGCGGAGCGGATGCAGAAGATCCTGGATGCCGGTGCCGACCAGTTCGGCGGCGAGGACGACCCCGCACTGCTGATCGAGCTGGTCGAGTCGGGCCTGGTCGACCAGGAGCGACTGGACGTCTCGGCACGGCGCCTGCTCCGCGAGAAGTTCGCGCTCGGCCTGTTCGAGAACCCCTTCGTCGACGCCGAGGCGGCGGACGCCATCGTCGGGTCCGCCGAATTCCGCGCGGCCGGACTCGAGGCGCAGCGCGCGTCGGTCGCCGTGCTCAGCAACGGCGGATCGCTGCCGTTCGCCGCGGGCATCAAGCTCTACGTCGAGGGGATCGCCCCCGAGATCGCGGCGGCGTACGGCGAGGTCGTCGAGACCCCGGCCGAGGCGGATCTCGCGATCGTCCGGCTGCAGGCCCCGTACGAGCAGCGGGCCTCGATGTTCGAGAACTTCTTCCACGCCGGCTCGCTGGACTTCCCGGCCGAGACCCTGGCCCACGTCGCCGAGATCGCCGCCGCCGTGCCCACGGTGGTCGACGTGTTCCTCGATCGGCCCGCGATCCTCGCGCCGATCGTCGCGAGCGCGGACGCGGTCGTCGGCACCTGGGGCGCCCACCCCGCGGCGCTCCTCGACGTGCTCAGCGGTGCGGCGCCGGCGCGCGGGCGACTCCCCTTCGACCTCCCGCGCTCGATGGCGGCGGTCGAAGCATCCCGTCCGGACGTGCCGTTCGACACCACCGACCCGCTGTTCCGGTTCGGCCACGGCCTGACCCTGTAG
- a CDS encoding GNAT family N-acetyltransferase: MTTSARDRVRLRRWGEDDFPLLERANTPLMTAHLGGPESTEELHERQARYLRLNASGEARMFRIEIDGVPAGGIGRWQVEHDGVPAWEAGWHVEPGWQGQGIAAEALRQLIADAVADGGRGLLVAYPGVDNPPSNALCRRAGFEHRGSGTEPWRGGELTFNIWTLDLSPLDLSGRVPDVDERFRGDRLDETRWWPFYTPHWSSQERTAARYDVDGGLTLRIDDGTAPWAPEWDGAVQTSHLQTGQFSGGLGSGIGQHRFREGLVVREEQPERRLWLPHFGVIEVRMAAIRHPDAMVAFWPIGYEDAPDRSGEICIAEIFGAEIDDDGAGWVGVGVKPQNDPRLQMDFEKIRVDADLTQPHDYAVEWTADRLRFFIDGRWVKTVVQSIDYPVQLMLDVYELPRSDGARDTSALPHEFRVERVRTFPA, encoded by the coding sequence ATGACGACGAGCGCGCGCGACCGGGTGAGACTCCGCCGGTGGGGCGAGGACGACTTCCCGCTGCTCGAGCGCGCCAACACGCCGCTGATGACGGCGCACCTGGGCGGGCCGGAGTCGACGGAGGAGCTGCACGAGCGCCAGGCGCGGTACCTGCGCCTGAACGCCTCGGGCGAGGCGCGCATGTTCCGCATCGAGATCGACGGAGTGCCGGCGGGCGGCATCGGCCGATGGCAGGTCGAGCACGACGGAGTCCCCGCCTGGGAGGCCGGCTGGCACGTCGAACCGGGGTGGCAGGGGCAGGGCATCGCGGCCGAGGCGCTGCGGCAGCTCATCGCGGACGCCGTCGCCGACGGCGGCCGCGGCCTTCTCGTCGCCTACCCGGGCGTGGACAATCCACCGTCGAACGCGCTGTGCCGCCGGGCCGGCTTCGAGCACCGCGGGTCGGGCACGGAGCCATGGCGCGGCGGCGAGCTCACCTTCAACATCTGGACCCTCGACCTGTCGCCCCTCGACCTGTCGGGGCGCGTTCCCGACGTCGACGAGCGCTTCCGCGGAGACCGCCTCGACGAGACGCGCTGGTGGCCGTTCTACACGCCGCACTGGTCGTCACAGGAGCGCACGGCCGCGCGATACGACGTCGACGGCGGCCTGACACTGCGCATCGACGACGGCACCGCGCCGTGGGCGCCGGAGTGGGACGGCGCGGTGCAAACTTCGCATCTGCAGACCGGGCAGTTCTCCGGCGGACTCGGCAGCGGCATCGGCCAGCACCGGTTCCGCGAGGGTCTCGTCGTGCGCGAGGAGCAGCCGGAGCGCCGGCTCTGGCTGCCGCACTTCGGCGTCATCGAGGTGCGCATGGCGGCGATCCGCCATCCCGACGCCATGGTCGCGTTCTGGCCCATCGGCTACGAGGACGCGCCGGATCGGTCGGGCGAGATCTGCATCGCCGAGATCTTCGGCGCGGAGATCGATGACGACGGCGCCGGCTGGGTGGGCGTCGGCGTGAAGCCCCAGAACGACCCGCGGCTGCAGATGGACTTCGAGAAGATCCGCGTCGACGCCGACCTGACGCAGCCGCACGACTACGCCGTCGAGTGGACCGCGGACCGGCTGCGCTTCTTCATCGACGGGCGCTGGGTCAAGACCGTCGTCCAGAGCATCGACTATCCGGTGCAGCTGATGCTCGACGTGTACGAGCTGCCGCGGTCGGACGGGGCACGCGACACCTCTGCCCTGCCGCACGAGTTCCGGGTCGAGCGGGTGCGCACCTTCCCGGCGTGA
- a CDS encoding acyl-CoA dehydrogenase translates to MTDAAVRPNKPATSKRTPAGGAPTAAHTAEEASEARIDVAAVTRALLGTWADTRLEAREMIKDPAFWRVDGMPMPEHRERVLTQLHLLVEAGGSRRSFPKEYGGLDNNGANLAGFQELVLADPSLQIKSGVQWGLFGSAIYQLGTKKHHDAWLPDVISLALPGAFAMTETGHGSDVAAIGTTATYDPETEEFVIHTPFRGAWKDYLGNAALHGKAATVFAQLITGGVNYGVHCFFVPLRDEEGAFLPGIGGEDDGVKGGLNGIDNGRLHFDHVRIPRENLLNRYGDVAADGTYSSEIASPGRRFFTMLGALVQGRVSLDGAATTGTALALYIAITYANQRRQFDSGAGTDEVVLLDYGKHQRRLLPRLAQDYAQFFAHDELLKKFDGVFSGTADTPAEREDLETLAAALKPLSTWNALDTIQEAREACGGSGFLAENRLVGLHQDLDVYVTFEGDNNVLLQLVGKRLLSDFARQFKGADAAALAKYAVGQTAGKLFHGAGLRQLGQTVTDFGSTARSVELGLRAEQQHELLSGRVQQMVADVAGALRPAARMSPAEAAAVFNENQTQLIEAARAHAELLQWEAFTDGINRLEDEDTAHVLTWLRDLFGLSLIEKHLAWYLINGRLSTQRAASVSRYIDRLCARLRPHAQDLVDAFGFAPEHVRAPIASGAERARQDEARAYFADLAASGELPTSEKALKKK, encoded by the coding sequence ATGACCGACGCCGCCGTCCGTCCGAACAAGCCCGCCACCAGCAAGCGCACCCCCGCCGGCGGCGCCCCGACCGCCGCCCACACGGCGGAGGAGGCATCCGAGGCCCGCATCGATGTCGCAGCCGTCACCCGCGCCCTCCTCGGCACCTGGGCCGACACCCGGCTCGAGGCCCGCGAGATGATCAAGGACCCCGCGTTCTGGCGCGTCGACGGCATGCCGATGCCCGAGCACCGGGAGCGGGTCCTCACGCAGCTGCACCTGCTCGTCGAGGCCGGGGGCTCACGCCGCTCCTTCCCGAAGGAGTACGGCGGCCTCGACAACAACGGTGCCAACCTCGCCGGCTTCCAGGAGCTCGTCCTGGCCGACCCCAGCCTGCAGATCAAGTCGGGCGTGCAGTGGGGACTGTTCGGCTCCGCGATCTACCAGCTCGGCACCAAGAAGCACCACGACGCGTGGCTGCCCGACGTGATCTCGCTCGCGCTGCCCGGCGCCTTCGCGATGACCGAGACCGGCCACGGCTCCGACGTCGCCGCCATCGGCACCACCGCCACGTACGACCCGGAGACCGAGGAGTTCGTCATCCACACGCCGTTCCGCGGCGCGTGGAAGGACTACCTCGGCAACGCGGCGCTGCACGGCAAGGCCGCCACCGTCTTCGCCCAGCTGATCACCGGCGGCGTGAACTACGGGGTGCACTGCTTCTTCGTGCCGCTGCGCGACGAGGAGGGCGCGTTCCTGCCTGGTATCGGCGGCGAGGACGACGGCGTCAAGGGCGGTCTCAACGGCATCGACAACGGCAGGCTGCACTTCGACCACGTGCGCATCCCGCGCGAGAACCTGCTCAACCGCTACGGCGATGTCGCCGCGGACGGCACCTATTCGAGCGAGATCGCCAGCCCGGGCCGCCGCTTCTTCACGATGCTCGGCGCCCTCGTGCAGGGTCGCGTGTCGCTCGACGGTGCCGCCACCACGGGCACCGCCCTCGCCCTCTACATCGCGATCACCTACGCCAACCAGCGCCGCCAGTTCGACTCCGGCGCCGGCACCGACGAGGTCGTGCTGCTGGACTACGGCAAGCACCAGCGCCGGCTCCTGCCCCGCCTGGCACAGGACTACGCACAGTTCTTCGCGCACGACGAGCTGCTGAAGAAGTTCGACGGCGTGTTCAGCGGCACCGCCGACACCCCGGCGGAGCGCGAGGACCTCGAGACCCTCGCCGCGGCGCTCAAGCCGCTGTCGACCTGGAACGCACTCGACACGATCCAGGAGGCCCGCGAGGCATGCGGCGGCTCCGGCTTCCTCGCCGAGAACCGCCTCGTCGGTCTGCACCAGGACCTCGATGTGTACGTGACCTTCGAGGGCGACAACAACGTGCTGCTCCAGCTGGTCGGCAAGCGCCTGCTCAGCGACTTCGCGCGGCAGTTCAAGGGAGCGGATGCTGCGGCCCTCGCCAAGTACGCGGTCGGGCAGACGGCGGGCAAGCTCTTCCACGGTGCCGGCCTCCGCCAGCTCGGCCAGACGGTGACCGACTTCGGCTCCACCGCGCGCTCGGTCGAGCTCGGCCTGCGCGCCGAGCAGCAGCACGAGCTGCTGTCGGGGCGCGTGCAGCAGATGGTCGCCGACGTGGCCGGCGCGCTGCGCCCCGCCGCGCGGATGTCGCCCGCCGAGGCGGCCGCGGTGTTCAACGAGAACCAGACCCAGCTGATCGAGGCGGCCCGCGCCCACGCCGAGCTGCTGCAGTGGGAGGCGTTCACCGACGGCATCAACCGGCTGGAGGATGAGGACACCGCACACGTGCTCACCTGGCTGCGCGACCTCTTCGGGCTCTCGCTGATCGAGAAGCACCTCGCCTGGTACCTCATCAACGGGCGCCTCTCCACGCAGCGGGCGGCCTCCGTCTCGCGGTACATCGACCGGCTGTGCGCGCGGCTGCGCCCGCACGCGCAGGACCTCGTCGACGCGTTCGGCTTCGCGCCCGAGCATGTGCGCGCTCCGATCGCGTCCGGTGCCGAGCGCGCCCGCCAGGACGAGGCCCGTGCGTACTTCGCCGATCTGGCCGCCTCCGGCGAGCTGCCCACTTCCGAGAAGGCGCTCAAGAAGAAGTAG
- a CDS encoding DNA-3-methyladenine glycosylase I, with protein MDTRAGADGRARCGWVGEDPEYIRYHDEEWGVPLHGDRALFEKLSLEGFQAGLSWITILRKRPHFREVFAGFDPAVIAAFGPDDVERLMGDAGIIRNRAKIEATISNARLMLETEDGELDQLLWSFAPAPGRARPLSFAEVPAVTPESTAMSKALRRRGFRFVGPTTMYALMQSAGMVDDHLVGCWRS; from the coding sequence GTGGATACCCGAGCCGGAGCAGACGGTCGCGCGCGCTGCGGCTGGGTGGGCGAGGACCCGGAGTACATCCGCTACCACGACGAAGAATGGGGCGTCCCGCTCCACGGCGACCGGGCGCTCTTCGAGAAGCTCAGCCTGGAGGGGTTCCAGGCCGGTCTGAGCTGGATCACCATCCTGCGCAAGCGTCCGCACTTCCGTGAGGTCTTCGCGGGCTTCGATCCTGCCGTGATCGCGGCGTTCGGGCCTGACGACGTCGAGCGGCTGATGGGCGATGCCGGAATCATCCGCAACCGCGCCAAGATCGAGGCGACCATCTCGAACGCGCGACTGATGCTCGAGACGGAGGACGGCGAGCTCGATCAGCTGCTCTGGTCGTTCGCGCCGGCGCCCGGCCGCGCACGCCCCCTCTCGTTCGCCGAGGTTCCCGCCGTGACGCCGGAGTCCACCGCGATGAGCAAGGCGCTCCGCCGCCGCGGGTTCCGTTTCGTCGGGCCCACCACGATGTACGCGCTGATGCAGTCGGCCGGCATGGTCGACGATCACCTGGTGGGGTGCTGGCGCAGCTGA
- a CDS encoding LLM class flavin-dependent oxidoreductase encodes MDYGHRLEFGAFITPAAAQPQNPVVLTQVAEDAGLDLVTFQDHPYQPAFLDTWTLMSYVAARTERIRISPNVLNVPLRPPAVIARAAASLDLLSDGRFELGLGAGGFWDAIEAMGAPRLTPGQAVTALGEAIDLIRELWDTSARGGVFTDGTHHRVHGAKRGPRPAHSIPILIGAYKPRMLALTGRKGDGWLPSLGYMKPGDLARGNAAIDDAAASVGRDPREVRRLLNVGAAQGDVEAWAEQLAALALEDGMSTFIVASDDPRVLGQFGQEVAPAVRERVAHERAATGIVEASGRSAIALARRREGIAYDDVPAGLRVVEPGDFDYADVSSTYMRGGAPGIVLQPKSTAQVAEAIRFAGRHPDLPLAVRSGGHGISGRSTNDGGIVIDLRHLNAIEVRDEGRRLVRVGPGARWMEVAAVLGEHGWALSSGDYGAVGVGGLATAGGIGWLAREHGLTIDHLVGAEIVLADGTVTRVDASSDPELFWAVRGAGANMGVVTSFDFEVDDVGEIGFAQLVFDASDLDGFLTGWGAVMEAAPRDLTSFLILGARRPGQPRLAHVMAVVDAGDPDAIIERLQPFAQLAPLADQSVQLTTYPRLMANADIGPQHGAGEPASRSALVDHITPEIAAAAERMLETGASSFFQIRSVGGAVADVPEDATAYAHRAANFSIAAIGARADRLAAAWEPIAGQSRGLYLSFESSDRPERIGEAFPPDTLARLRAVKRRVDPAGRFSDNFAIEP; translated from the coding sequence ATGGATTACGGTCACCGGCTCGAGTTCGGCGCGTTCATCACCCCGGCGGCGGCCCAGCCGCAGAACCCGGTGGTGCTCACTCAAGTGGCGGAGGACGCCGGTCTCGACCTCGTCACCTTCCAGGACCACCCGTACCAGCCCGCGTTCCTCGACACGTGGACGCTGATGTCGTACGTCGCGGCGCGCACCGAGCGCATCCGGATCTCCCCGAACGTGCTCAATGTGCCGCTGCGCCCGCCCGCAGTGATCGCCCGCGCGGCGGCCAGCCTCGATCTGCTCTCGGATGGACGCTTCGAGCTCGGCCTCGGCGCAGGCGGATTCTGGGATGCGATCGAGGCGATGGGTGCGCCCCGGCTCACCCCCGGGCAGGCGGTCACCGCGCTCGGGGAGGCGATCGACCTCATCCGTGAGCTGTGGGACACCAGTGCCCGCGGCGGCGTGTTCACCGACGGCACCCACCATCGCGTGCACGGCGCGAAGCGCGGCCCGAGGCCGGCGCACAGCATCCCGATCCTGATCGGCGCCTACAAGCCGCGGATGCTGGCGCTCACCGGCCGGAAGGGCGACGGGTGGCTGCCGTCGCTGGGGTACATGAAGCCCGGCGACCTCGCCAGGGGCAATGCCGCGATCGACGACGCCGCCGCCTCGGTCGGCCGCGATCCCCGTGAGGTGCGCCGCCTGCTCAACGTCGGCGCCGCGCAGGGCGATGTGGAGGCGTGGGCCGAGCAGCTCGCCGCCCTCGCGCTCGAGGACGGCATGTCCACCTTCATCGTCGCCAGCGACGACCCGCGGGTGCTGGGGCAGTTCGGCCAGGAGGTCGCGCCCGCCGTCCGCGAGCGGGTCGCGCACGAGCGTGCGGCCACCGGCATCGTCGAGGCGTCGGGCCGCTCTGCGATCGCCCTGGCGCGGCGGCGCGAGGGCATCGCCTATGACGACGTGCCCGCCGGCCTGCGGGTCGTCGAACCGGGCGACTTCGACTACGCGGACGTCAGCTCGACCTATATGCGCGGCGGCGCCCCGGGCATCGTGCTGCAGCCGAAGTCGACCGCGCAGGTGGCCGAGGCGATCCGGTTCGCCGGTCGGCACCCCGACCTGCCCCTCGCGGTCCGCAGCGGCGGCCACGGCATCTCCGGACGCAGCACGAACGACGGCGGCATCGTGATCGACCTGCGCCACCTGAACGCGATCGAGGTGCGGGACGAGGGTCGCCGACTGGTCCGCGTCGGCCCTGGGGCGCGCTGGATGGAGGTCGCCGCGGTGCTCGGCGAGCACGGCTGGGCGCTGAGCTCGGGCGACTACGGTGCGGTCGGCGTCGGCGGGCTGGCCACGGCCGGCGGCATCGGCTGGCTCGCGCGCGAGCACGGGCTCACCATCGACCACCTCGTGGGGGCCGAGATCGTGCTCGCCGACGGAACCGTGACCAGGGTCGATGCGTCGAGCGACCCCGAGCTGTTCTGGGCCGTGCGCGGCGCCGGCGCCAACATGGGCGTGGTGACGAGCTTCGACTTCGAGGTCGACGACGTCGGCGAGATCGGCTTCGCGCAGCTGGTCTTCGATGCGAGCGACCTCGACGGCTTCCTCACCGGCTGGGGCGCCGTGATGGAGGCCGCGCCGCGAGACCTCACGAGCTTCCTTATCCTCGGCGCCCGCCGGCCGGGCCAGCCCCGCCTCGCGCACGTGATGGCGGTCGTCGACGCGGGCGACCCCGACGCGATCATCGAGCGCCTGCAGCCGTTCGCGCAGCTCGCTCCGCTCGCCGACCAGTCGGTGCAGCTGACCACCTACCCCCGTCTGATGGCCAACGCCGACATCGGGCCGCAGCACGGAGCGGGCGAGCCCGCGTCGCGCTCCGCGCTGGTCGACCACATCACTCCGGAGATCGCCGCGGCGGCGGAGCGGATGCTGGAGACCGGCGCGTCGTCGTTCTTCCAGATCCGGTCGGTCGGGGGAGCAGTCGCCGATGTCCCCGAGGATGCCACCGCGTACGCGCACCGCGCGGCGAACTTCTCGATCGCCGCCATCGGTGCGCGGGCCGATCGGCTCGCCGCTGCCTGGGAGCCGATCGCCGGCCAGTCGCGCGGGCTCTATCTGAGCTTCGAGAGCTCCGATCGCCCCGAGCGGATCGGCGAGGCCTTCCCGCCGGACACCCTGGCACGGCTGCGCGCGGTCAAGCGCCGCGTGGATCCCGCCGGCCGCTTCTCCGACAACTTCGCGATCGAGCCCTAG